One genomic window of Desulfovibrio legallii includes the following:
- a CDS encoding ATP-NAD kinase family protein, translating into MKAAIIANPASGKDIRRLVAHGSVFDNQEKVRMVRRILVGLAAAGVRDVLYMPEGYGIVPRALGDLDALETPVNVAPVDIYAHNTQEDTVNAAAAMQEAGVAVIIVMGGDGTSRAACKGARQTPILPLSTGTNNVFPIMAEATVAGLAAGVLACGGVSRDEGCTRPTYLEVLVNGAVRDLALVDVAVYDDIFLASRAVWDITRVSQLFCSRCKPESIGLSAVGGQLERIGPEEPRGLALELDPDFACKVRAAICPGLFADVGVAKVREMRPGAAVPVGLAPCVLALDGEREVEVHAEERAAVRLAQDRLYVADVEKILEYARQRGLFLRGAQVCYAN; encoded by the coding sequence GTGAAAGCAGCAATCATAGCCAATCCCGCTTCAGGCAAGGACATCCGCCGTCTTGTCGCCCACGGCAGCGTGTTCGACAACCAGGAAAAAGTGCGCATGGTGCGCCGCATCCTGGTGGGGCTGGCCGCAGCGGGCGTGCGCGACGTGCTCTATATGCCCGAAGGCTACGGCATCGTGCCGCGCGCCCTGGGCGATCTCGACGCCCTGGAAACGCCCGTGAACGTGGCTCCGGTGGATATTTACGCGCACAACACGCAGGAGGATACGGTCAACGCCGCCGCCGCCATGCAGGAGGCGGGCGTGGCCGTCATCATCGTCATGGGCGGGGACGGCACCAGCCGCGCCGCCTGTAAAGGCGCGCGGCAGACGCCCATTCTGCCCCTCTCCACCGGCACCAACAACGTCTTCCCCATCATGGCCGAGGCCACGGTGGCGGGGCTGGCCGCCGGGGTGCTGGCCTGCGGCGGCGTGAGCCGCGACGAAGGCTGCACTCGGCCCACCTATCTGGAAGTGCTGGTGAACGGGGCTGTGCGCGACCTAGCCCTGGTGGACGTGGCCGTGTACGACGACATCTTTCTGGCCTCCCGCGCGGTGTGGGACATTACCAGGGTAAGCCAGTTGTTCTGCTCGCGCTGCAAGCCGGAAAGCATCGGCCTCTCCGCCGTGGGGGGGCAGCTGGAGCGCATCGGGCCTGAGGAGCCGCGCGGCCTTGCTCTGGAGCTTGATCCGGACTTCGCCTGCAAGGTGCGGGCGGCCATCTGCCCTGGGCTGTTCGCCGACGTGGGCGTGGCCAAGGTGCGCGAAATGCGGCCCGGAGCGGCGGTTCCCGTGGGGCTTGCGCCTTGCGTGCTGGCCCTGGACGGCGAGCGCGAGGTGGAGGTGCACGCGGAAGAGCGCGCCGCCGTGCGCCTGGCCCAGGACAGGCTCTATGTGGCGGATGTGGAAAAAATTCTGGAATACGCCCGGCAGCGCGGCCTTTTCCTGCGCGGCGCGCAGGTCTGCTACGCCAACTGA
- a CDS encoding DUF6506 family protein — translation MKLKAAFIFVTPKAENSQEAVYRTWTRTPGVDLLTIGVTSYAQAVEAAQKAVNEEGCGAIELCGGFGHAGAAAVAKAVNVPVGVVRFDVHPGLGNASGDTVFA, via the coding sequence ATGAAACTGAAGGCGGCATTCATCTTTGTGACCCCCAAGGCGGAAAACAGCCAGGAAGCCGTGTACCGCACCTGGACGCGCACCCCCGGTGTGGACCTGCTGACCATTGGCGTCACGTCCTACGCCCAGGCCGTGGAAGCGGCCCAAAAGGCCGTAAACGAGGAAGGCTGCGGCGCCATAGAACTGTGCGGCGGCTTCGGCCACGCCGGCGCGGCGGCCGTGGCCAAGGCCGTGAACGTGCCCGTGGGCGTGGTGCGCTTTGACGTGCACCCCGGCCTTGGCAACGCCAGCGGCGATACAGTGTTCGCCTGA
- a CDS encoding acetoin reductase, with product MAINGKVALVTGAARGIGRGIALRLAKDGADIALVDLNKDNLAKTAGEVRALGRKAAVIGADVSDRAQVFAAVEQAEKELGGFDIMVNNAGICQVQPLLEVTPEEVARIFSINVNGVLWGIQAAASKFMARGQKGKIISASSIAGHDGFMMLGAYSATKFAVRGLIQAAARELASRGITVNAYCPGIVGTDMWVEIDARFAELTGAPKGETFKKYCEGIALGRPETPEDVAALVSYLAGPDSDYMTGQALLIDGGMVYR from the coding sequence ATGGCTATCAACGGCAAAGTGGCATTGGTCACGGGCGCGGCCCGCGGCATTGGCCGGGGCATTGCCCTGCGGCTGGCCAAGGACGGCGCGGACATCGCCCTGGTGGACCTGAACAAGGACAACCTTGCGAAGACGGCCGGCGAGGTGCGCGCCCTGGGACGCAAAGCCGCCGTCATCGGCGCGGACGTGAGCGACCGGGCCCAGGTTTTCGCTGCTGTGGAACAGGCGGAAAAGGAGCTGGGCGGCTTTGACATTATGGTCAACAACGCGGGCATCTGTCAGGTGCAGCCTTTGCTGGAGGTCACGCCTGAGGAAGTGGCGCGCATCTTCAGCATCAACGTCAACGGCGTGCTGTGGGGCATTCAGGCGGCTGCGTCCAAGTTTATGGCGCGCGGCCAGAAGGGCAAGATCATCAGCGCTTCTTCCATCGCCGGGCACGACGGCTTCATGATGCTCGGCGCATACAGCGCCACCAAATTCGCCGTGCGCGGGCTCATCCAGGCGGCCGCGCGGGAGCTGGCCTCCAGGGGCATTACGGTCAACGCCTACTGCCCCGGCATTGTGGGCACGGACATGTGGGTGGAGATCGACGCCCGTTTTGCTGAGCTGACCGGCGCGCCCAAGGGCGAAACGTTCAAAAAGTATTGCGAGGGCATTGCCCTGGGCCGGCCCGAAACGCCGGAGGACGTGGCCGCCCTGGTGTCCTATCTGGCCGGGCCGGACTCAGACTACATGACCGGCCAGGCACTTCTTATTGATGGCGGGATGGTCTACCGCTGA
- a CDS encoding dihydrolipoamide acetyltransferase family protein: protein MSIELAMPKLGLTMKTGKVSKWFVAEGAAVKKGDGLFEVETDKITNKVESPADGVLFQILVQAGQDVPVQTTVGVLAEPGESPVRVEGGAAPAAGEAAPAPKAGKESAPKAAAQTPSSGGGGLASPAARRLARELGVDLACVTGTGPNGRILERDVQARRELTGKIKITPLAAVVAAKAGLDITTLTGTGEGGKIVREDVERVLHPEKFAAAPTAAAARPADGPGSVPMEGMRKIIADNMQTSLQNSAQLTLVTEADVTPCVELIADFKARFKRDKSFRLSMNDVLILAVSRALLKHPRMNATLADEVITRHGSVHMGVAVALPEGLMVPVLHNAHELGLLEIAKAARELAGRARNGQLTPDDMSGGTFTITNMAHSVVDFFTPILKPGETGILGVGRVVEKPVVREGAVVARSMMGLSLTFDHRVEDGAPAAEFLKTVTEYLANPALLLF from the coding sequence GTGAGCATTGAACTTGCCATGCCGAAACTCGGTCTGACCATGAAGACCGGCAAGGTTTCCAAATGGTTCGTGGCCGAAGGCGCCGCGGTCAAAAAAGGCGACGGCCTTTTTGAAGTGGAAACGGACAAAATTACCAACAAAGTGGAAAGCCCGGCCGACGGCGTGCTGTTCCAGATTCTGGTGCAGGCCGGGCAGGATGTGCCCGTGCAGACCACCGTCGGCGTGCTGGCCGAGCCGGGCGAAAGCCCCGTCAGGGTGGAGGGCGGCGCGGCCCCGGCAGCCGGGGAAGCCGCGCCTGCGCCCAAGGCGGGCAAAGAAAGTGCGCCCAAGGCCGCCGCGCAAACCCCAAGCTCTGGCGGGGGAGGGTTGGCTTCCCCCGCCGCGCGGCGGCTGGCGCGCGAACTGGGCGTGGACCTGGCCTGCGTCACAGGCACGGGCCCCAACGGCCGCATCCTGGAGCGCGACGTGCAGGCCCGCCGCGAGCTGACGGGCAAGATCAAGATCACCCCCCTGGCCGCCGTGGTGGCCGCTAAGGCCGGGCTGGACATCACCACCCTTACCGGCACGGGCGAGGGCGGCAAGATCGTGCGCGAAGACGTGGAGCGCGTGCTCCATCCGGAGAAATTCGCGGCCGCGCCGACCGCCGCCGCAGCCAGACCGGCCGACGGCCCCGGCAGCGTGCCCATGGAGGGCATGCGCAAGATCATTGCCGACAATATGCAGACAAGCCTGCAGAACAGCGCCCAGCTCACCCTGGTGACGGAAGCGGACGTGACCCCCTGCGTGGAGCTCATCGCCGATTTCAAGGCCCGTTTCAAGCGGGACAAGAGCTTCCGCCTTTCCATGAACGACGTGCTGATCCTGGCCGTCTCCCGCGCGCTGCTTAAGCACCCGCGCATGAACGCCACCCTGGCGGACGAGGTCATCACCCGGCACGGTTCGGTGCATATGGGCGTGGCCGTGGCCCTGCCTGAAGGCTTGATGGTGCCCGTGCTGCACAACGCCCACGAGCTGGGCCTGCTGGAGATCGCCAAGGCTGCCCGCGAACTGGCCGGGCGGGCCCGCAACGGCCAGCTCACCCCCGACGACATGTCCGGCGGCACCTTTACCATTACCAACATGGCCCATTCGGTGGTGGATTTCTTCACCCCCATCCTCAAGCCCGGCGAAACGGGCATTCTGGGCGTGGGCCGCGTGGTGGAGAAGCCCGTGGTCCGTGAGGGCGCCGTTGTGGCGCGCTCCATGATGGGCCTGAGCCTCACCTTTGACCACAGGGTGGAGGACGGCGCGCCCGCGGCGGAATTTCTGAAGACCGTCACGGAATACCTGGCAAATCCGGCCCTGTTGCTGTTTTAG
- the lpdA gene encoding dihydrolipoyl dehydrogenase: protein MYDVIVIGGGPGGYAAAIRASQLKGKVVLVEGGTMGGTCVMRGCIPSKIWLRAAELLEQSRKAGDFGLELTVGKLDCSAVLARKQGVSNDIRMGMEALLANNGAEVVTGMAKITGPTTVEAGGKKLEAKNIIVATGSTVDMPSIPGLEGAAFTTDQLLDMTEAPASVLITDPTYIGVEMAMLLSILGSKVVYAVPGPRILPDEDQDSSQRLAQSLRERGVQIMPRHTLVKVSGKACTLKSGDKEQTVEADKVLVSGRKPVTKGLGLEALGVQFKEDGGIAVDERCRTACPSVYAIGDCTGGWMLSHAASAMAICAAENCMGKTAKFPAHLVSRAIWGIPQMGSVGLSEEQAERAGYEVEVGSFPYSINGYAMLRGEVDGAVKMVTDAATGEILGVHIVGSCASEIIGEAVLAMQLECTVAEFAKGFRVHPAFCETVVDAARDAAGWALYLPKRG, encoded by the coding sequence ATGTACGATGTCATTGTCATAGGTGGTGGTCCCGGCGGGTATGCCGCCGCCATCCGCGCTTCGCAGCTCAAGGGCAAGGTGGTTCTGGTGGAAGGCGGCACCATGGGCGGCACCTGCGTCATGCGCGGCTGCATCCCCAGCAAGATCTGGCTGCGCGCGGCCGAGTTGCTGGAACAGTCCCGCAAGGCGGGCGATTTCGGCCTGGAGCTCACCGTGGGCAAGCTGGACTGCAGCGCCGTTTTGGCCCGCAAGCAGGGCGTCTCCAACGATATCCGCATGGGCATGGAAGCGCTGCTCGCCAACAACGGGGCCGAAGTGGTCACCGGCATGGCCAAAATTACCGGTCCCACCACTGTGGAGGCCGGCGGCAAGAAGCTGGAAGCCAAAAACATTATCGTGGCCACGGGCAGCACCGTGGACATGCCCTCCATTCCCGGCCTTGAGGGTGCGGCCTTCACCACTGACCAACTGCTGGACATGACGGAAGCTCCGGCCTCGGTGCTGATCACTGACCCCACCTATATCGGGGTGGAAATGGCCATGCTGCTGAGCATCCTGGGCAGCAAGGTGGTCTACGCCGTGCCCGGCCCGCGCATCCTGCCCGACGAGGACCAGGACTCCAGCCAGCGTCTGGCCCAGTCCCTGCGGGAGCGCGGCGTGCAGATCATGCCCCGCCACACTCTGGTCAAGGTGTCCGGCAAGGCCTGCACCCTCAAGAGCGGGGATAAGGAACAGACCGTAGAGGCGGACAAGGTGCTGGTTTCGGGCCGCAAGCCCGTGACCAAGGGCCTGGGCCTGGAGGCCCTGGGCGTGCAGTTTAAGGAAGACGGCGGCATCGCCGTGGACGAACGCTGCCGCACGGCCTGCCCCTCGGTTTACGCCATCGGCGACTGCACCGGCGGCTGGATGCTGAGCCACGCGGCCTCGGCCATGGCCATCTGCGCGGCCGAAAACTGCATGGGCAAAACCGCAAAGTTTCCTGCGCACCTGGTTTCGCGCGCCATCTGGGGCATCCCGCAGATGGGTTCCGTGGGCCTTTCCGAAGAGCAGGCCGAACGCGCGGGCTACGAGGTTGAGGTGGGCAGCTTCCCCTACTCCATCAACGGCTACGCCATGCTGCGCGGCGAGGTGGACGGCGCGGTGAAAATGGTTACGGACGCCGCCACGGGCGAAATCCTGGGCGTGCACATTGTGGGCAGCTGCGCCTCCGAAATCATCGGCGAGGCCGTGCTGGCCATGCAGCTGGAATGCACCGTGGCCGAGTTCGCCAAGGGCTTCCGCGTGCACCCGGCCTTCTGCGAAACCGTGGTGGACGCCGCGCGCGATGCGGCGGGGTGGGCGCTTTATCTGCCCAAGCGCGGCTAG
- the lipA gene encoding lipoyl synthase produces MSSVIAPAVDPCPPLEVLRLGRVPYGEALDFQRERVEARLAETVPDTLLLLEHEPVVTMGRGGLAEHLHVSEDCLRGHGVELFWVERGGMATFHGPGQLVAYPIIRLRPKDLRWYMETLCGAVADVLRQYGLEPELGVHGPGVWVNGGKIASVGMSVRRWVTFHGMALNVNTDLNYFRLITPCGNPTERMTSLQEELGREVDMGETTERFAAAFAQAFGLAVRPEPPARRPPWLTVPLRPAAGVRPVQELVEGLGLHTVCQEALCPNRGECFSRGTATFIIMGDVCTRGCRYCAVGKGQPAPLDQAEPAHVARAVQRMGLRHAVITSVTRDDLPDGGAGHFVRVMEAVRGVSPETSLEVLVPDFQGDWTALDMVCAARPDVFNHNIEAVRRVFAQVRPRASYECSLDVLARASDWGLQVKSGLMLGLGETWDEIRATLRDLHAHGCRLLTLGQYLAPSKSHVPVARYVAPDEFAHWKRVALAMGFTHVASAPLVRSSYRAEAMLGEPAAPAPLPGGFAGRTLRVVPGLQPRSA; encoded by the coding sequence ATGTCTTCCGTTATTGCCCCCGCCGTTGATCCGTGTCCCCCCCTGGAAGTGCTGCGCCTGGGCCGCGTGCCCTACGGCGAAGCCCTGGATTTTCAAAGAGAGCGTGTGGAGGCGCGTCTGGCTGAAACCGTGCCGGACACTCTGCTGCTGCTGGAGCACGAGCCCGTGGTGACCATGGGCCGCGGCGGCCTGGCGGAGCATCTGCATGTGAGCGAGGATTGCCTGCGCGGCCACGGCGTAGAGCTGTTCTGGGTGGAGCGGGGCGGCATGGCCACCTTCCACGGGCCGGGGCAGCTGGTGGCCTATCCCATCATCCGTCTGCGCCCCAAAGACCTGCGCTGGTATATGGAAACCCTCTGCGGGGCTGTGGCCGACGTGCTGCGGCAGTACGGCCTTGAGCCGGAGCTGGGCGTGCACGGCCCCGGCGTGTGGGTCAACGGGGGCAAAATCGCCAGCGTGGGCATGTCCGTGCGGCGTTGGGTGACCTTTCACGGCATGGCCCTCAACGTCAATACGGATCTGAACTATTTTCGTCTCATCACGCCCTGCGGCAACCCCACGGAGCGCATGACCTCCCTGCAGGAAGAACTGGGCCGGGAAGTGGATATGGGCGAAACGACGGAGCGGTTTGCCGCCGCCTTTGCCCAGGCTTTCGGCCTTGCCGTGCGGCCCGAACCGCCCGCGCGGCGACCCCCGTGGCTTACGGTGCCCCTGCGCCCGGCCGCGGGCGTGCGTCCGGTGCAGGAACTGGTGGAGGGCCTGGGCCTGCACACCGTCTGCCAGGAGGCGCTTTGCCCCAACCGGGGCGAATGTTTCAGCCGGGGCACGGCCACCTTCATCATTATGGGCGACGTCTGCACCCGCGGCTGCCGCTACTGTGCCGTGGGCAAGGGGCAGCCAGCGCCCCTGGATCAGGCCGAGCCCGCGCATGTGGCCCGCGCCGTGCAGCGCATGGGCCTGCGCCACGCGGTCATCACCTCCGTCACCCGGGACGACCTGCCCGACGGCGGGGCCGGGCACTTTGTGCGGGTGATGGAAGCCGTGCGCGGCGTGAGCCCGGAAACCAGCCTGGAAGTGCTGGTGCCGGATTTTCAGGGCGACTGGACGGCCCTGGACATGGTCTGTGCGGCCCGGCCCGACGTGTTCAACCACAATATCGAGGCGGTGCGGCGCGTTTTTGCCCAGGTGCGGCCCCGCGCCAGCTACGAATGCTCGCTGGACGTGCTGGCCCGCGCCTCGGACTGGGGCCTGCAGGTCAAATCCGGTCTTATGCTGGGCCTGGGCGAGACCTGGGACGAAATCCGCGCCACGCTGCGCGATCTGCACGCCCACGGTTGTCGGCTGCTCACCCTGGGCCAGTATCTGGCGCCGTCCAAAAGCCATGTGCCCGTGGCCCGCTATGTGGCCCCGGACGAATTTGCCCATTGGAAGCGCGTGGCCCTGGCCATGGGCTTTACCCATGTGGCGTCGGCCCCGCTGGTGCGCAGTTCGTACCGCGCCGAGGCCATGCTCGGCGAACCCGCCGCTCCCGCGCCATTGCCGGGCGGGTTCGCCGGGCGCACCCTGCGGGTTGTTCCGGGGCTGCAGCCCCGGTCCGCATAG
- a CDS encoding respiratory nitrate reductase subunit gamma, which produces MELRLGNRGLGAAVLPVLLAALAIWCLPSAARAGSWFVDEASFHASAHRDMACADCHPDQSDGDHPRLDKLNKPASTAFNRETCLMCHAAVEEELAQGRHAGKPLMKTQDYNRCVACHNPHTVLGPEARAKGLTPQSDMRAACNVCHEAKTELPKPAPEVAACFTCHGKVTGGAAAAGSAKFARGQGPAQPAMCLSCHGPEAKGPARRLDAAAFAAMTHGDMNCLTCHKEAARFPHNRQARVDCLACHTRHDEKTIHEAHSRVECGACHLAGVTPVRTPEGRVSFTVNAGPLQAHSMALRPGTESCARCHSAAVTPQSPAGNGAVGAANAVLPPKSVLCMGCHAATFSLQDTPSRLGLAVFVLGFAVLGLFWFSATNLGKDGQDGKPAGKDAAGQTHGCPAPAPHAPRENRWRALFCDVLLQRRLYRESPLRWAVHACIFFPFLFRCAWGMLGLLGSLWAPASAWPWLLLNKDWGPTAVLYDLSGLVLLAGLAAAAALWRREKKAAANAPRHDWPALWLLLAITLTGFVLEGMRIALTGLPVGSSWAFAGYALAQVFAAASPSFLARIYGWGWYVHAVVTALTVAYIPFSQLRHIFTSPLFLLVQTLRGRR; this is translated from the coding sequence ATGGAATTGAGGTTAGGCAACCGCGGCCTTGGGGCCGCCGTCCTGCCGGTCCTGCTGGCGGCGCTGGCCATATGGTGCCTGCCGTCTGCAGCGCGGGCCGGTTCGTGGTTTGTGGACGAGGCGAGCTTTCACGCTTCCGCCCACCGGGACATGGCCTGTGCGGACTGCCACCCGGACCAGTCCGACGGCGACCATCCCCGGCTGGACAAGCTCAATAAGCCCGCCAGCACGGCCTTCAACCGCGAAACCTGCCTTATGTGCCACGCCGCCGTGGAAGAGGAGCTGGCGCAGGGCAGGCACGCGGGCAAGCCGCTGATGAAAACGCAGGACTACAACCGCTGCGTTGCCTGTCATAATCCCCATACGGTGCTCGGCCCGGAGGCCCGCGCCAAGGGGCTGACCCCGCAGAGCGACATGCGCGCCGCCTGCAACGTCTGCCACGAGGCCAAAACAGAGCTGCCCAAACCCGCGCCGGAGGTGGCCGCCTGCTTTACCTGCCACGGCAAGGTCACGGGCGGAGCCGCCGCGGCGGGCAGTGCGAAATTCGCCAGAGGGCAGGGCCCCGCGCAGCCGGCCATGTGCCTCTCCTGTCACGGGCCTGAGGCCAAGGGCCCGGCCCGCAGGCTGGACGCCGCGGCCTTTGCCGCCATGACCCACGGGGACATGAACTGCCTCACCTGCCACAAGGAGGCTGCGCGCTTCCCGCATAACCGGCAGGCGCGGGTGGATTGCCTTGCCTGTCACACCCGGCATGACGAAAAAACCATCCATGAGGCCCACAGCCGCGTGGAGTGCGGGGCCTGCCACCTGGCGGGTGTGACCCCGGTGCGCACGCCGGAGGGCCGGGTGAGCTTTACCGTCAACGCCGGGCCCCTGCAGGCGCACAGCATGGCGCTCAGGCCGGGCACGGAATCCTGCGCGCGCTGCCACAGCGCGGCCGTAACACCGCAAAGCCCCGCCGGCAACGGCGCGGTGGGCGCGGCCAACGCCGTGCTGCCGCCCAAGAGCGTGCTCTGCATGGGCTGCCACGCCGCCACCTTCAGCCTGCAGGATACGCCCAGCCGCCTGGGCCTGGCCGTGTTTGTCCTGGGCTTTGCGGTGCTGGGGCTCTTCTGGTTCTCCGCCACCAATCTGGGCAAGGACGGGCAGGACGGCAAACCGGCGGGCAAGGACGCCGCCGGGCAGACCCACGGCTGCCCCGCGCCCGCGCCCCACGCCCCCAGGGAAAACCGCTGGCGCGCGCTCTTCTGCGACGTGCTGCTGCAGCGCCGCCTGTACCGCGAATCGCCCCTGCGCTGGGCCGTGCACGCCTGCATCTTCTTCCCCTTCCTTTTCCGCTGCGCCTGGGGCATGCTGGGATTGCTGGGCTCCCTGTGGGCTCCGGCCTCAGCCTGGCCGTGGCTGCTGCTCAACAAGGACTGGGGCCCCACGGCCGTGCTTTATGACCTGAGCGGCCTGGTGTTGCTGGCGGGGCTGGCGGCGGCCGCCGCGCTCTGGCGGCGCGAGAAGAAGGCCGCGGCCAACGCGCCCCGGCACGACTGGCCCGCCCTGTGGCTGCTTTTGGCCATCACCCTCACGGGCTTTGTGCTGGAGGGCATGCGCATTGCCCTCACGGGCCTGCCCGTGGGCAGCTCCTGGGCCTTTGCCGGCTACGCCCTGGCCCAGGTTTTCGCGGCGGCGTCGCCGTCCTTCCTGGCCCGGATCTACGGCTGGGGCTGGTACGTCCACGCCGTGGTCACGGCCCTTACCGTGGCCTACATTCCCTTCAGCCAGTTGCGGCACATTTTCACTTCGCCGCTCTTCCTGCTGGTCCAAACCCTGCGGGGCCGCCGTTAG
- the gcvH gene encoding glycine cleavage system protein GcvH: protein MEIAGYNIPEDLYYDERHFWVRVEGDELVIGMDDFAEKLAGQIVFVQLPFVGKAVTAGKKFAKVESGKWLGTVYSPADGEVTAVNEELEANPGLINSDCYGKGWMYRIKPSDMSQINSLIHGGKDVLEPWLLEDVKKFKKD, encoded by the coding sequence ATGGAAATCGCCGGTTACAACATCCCCGAAGACCTGTACTACGACGAACGCCACTTCTGGGTCCGCGTGGAGGGCGATGAGCTGGTCATCGGCATGGACGATTTCGCGGAAAAGCTGGCCGGGCAGATCGTCTTTGTGCAGCTGCCCTTTGTGGGCAAGGCCGTCACGGCGGGCAAAAAGTTCGCCAAGGTGGAGTCCGGCAAGTGGCTGGGCACGGTTTACAGCCCGGCCGACGGCGAGGTGACCGCCGTCAACGAGGAGCTGGAAGCCAACCCCGGCCTCATTAACAGCGATTGTTACGGCAAGGGCTGGATGTACAGAATCAAGCCCTCAGACATGAGCCAGATCAACTCTCTCATCCACGGCGGCAAGGACGTGCTTGAACCCTGGCTGCTGGAGGATGTGAAGAAGTTTAAGAAGGACTGA
- a CDS encoding (Fe-S)-binding protein produces MPQSAFGIRQRMAMDACTQCGQCLDVCPAVVATGDADLSAQVRMANLKKLLRDRNPFWRAFLDLLGREPQLAPEALKTYGTSVFRCTLCGDCEEVCPAGLPLKDLWLSLREELARTGDAPQKIRMIRENLSGSHNVFDEDNDERGDWVEDMRKPPRHGYQKDTAEVVYFTGCVGAYFPLAQKIPMAFVEVLEAAHVDFTIMAGDEWCCGFPLLGSGQSADLPAIIAHNVAAVKARGARKVVFTCPSCYQIWREHYPPAFELAHASEVVIELALDNRLPLGPLPMTVTYHDPCDLGRGGRVFDPPREVMARIPGLTLVEMAHNREHCLCCGGGGNLEMIDPDLSAAMSKRKVEEAVATGAQAIVTNCQQCVRTMTTYAKRNKVNIEVMDLSQLVARSLEAGRKQAAEAAAQEAAQAVQTQAARPAAPAQG; encoded by the coding sequence ATGCCCCAGTCTGCATTCGGCATCCGGCAGCGCATGGCTATGGACGCCTGCACCCAGTGCGGCCAGTGCCTGGACGTCTGCCCGGCGGTGGTGGCCACGGGCGATGCGGACCTTTCCGCTCAGGTGCGCATGGCCAATCTCAAAAAGCTCCTGCGGGACCGCAACCCCTTCTGGCGGGCCTTTCTGGACCTTTTGGGGCGGGAACCCCAACTGGCGCCCGAAGCCCTTAAAACCTACGGCACGTCCGTGTTCCGCTGCACCCTGTGCGGCGATTGCGAGGAGGTCTGCCCTGCGGGCCTGCCCCTCAAGGATCTCTGGCTCTCCCTGCGCGAAGAGCTGGCCCGCACGGGCGACGCGCCGCAGAAAATCCGCATGATCCGCGAAAACCTCTCAGGCAGTCACAACGTCTTTGACGAAGACAACGACGAGCGCGGCGACTGGGTGGAGGACATGCGCAAGCCGCCGCGCCACGGCTATCAGAAGGACACGGCCGAGGTGGTCTACTTCACGGGCTGCGTGGGGGCCTACTTCCCCCTGGCCCAGAAGATTCCCATGGCTTTTGTGGAGGTTCTGGAAGCCGCCCATGTGGACTTCACCATCATGGCCGGAGACGAATGGTGCTGCGGCTTCCCGCTGCTGGGTTCGGGCCAGAGCGCGGATCTGCCCGCCATCATTGCGCACAACGTGGCTGCCGTGAAGGCGCGGGGGGCGCGCAAGGTGGTCTTTACCTGCCCGTCCTGCTACCAGATCTGGCGGGAGCACTATCCCCCCGCCTTTGAGCTGGCCCACGCCTCGGAAGTGGTCATTGAGCTCGCCCTGGACAACCGCCTGCCCCTGGGGCCGTTGCCCATGACCGTCACCTACCACGACCCTTGCGATCTGGGCCGCGGCGGCCGCGTCTTTGACCCGCCGCGCGAGGTCATGGCCCGCATCCCCGGCCTGACCCTGGTGGAAATGGCCCACAACCGCGAGCATTGCCTGTGCTGCGGCGGCGGCGGCAACCTGGAGATGATCGATCCCGATCTCTCCGCCGCCATGTCCAAACGCAAGGTGGAGGAGGCCGTGGCCACGGGCGCGCAGGCCATTGTGACCAACTGCCAGCAGTGCGTGCGGACCATGACCACCTACGCCAAACGCAACAAGGTGAATATTGAGGTTATGGACCTGAGCCAGCTGGTGGCCCGCTCCCTGGAAGCCGGGCGCAAACAGGCGGCGGAAGCGGCGGCCCAGGAAGCGGCCCAGGCAGTTCAGACCCAGGCGGCCCGGCCCGCGGCCCCGGCCCAGGGCTGA